The Aureispira anguillae genome contains a region encoding:
- a CDS encoding N-acetylmuramoyl-L-alanine amidase has product MMVILDNGHGGMIGGNYQTLGKQYQFKDGTTIYEGEFNRAIKARVAELLTAKGIPYYDLVPENKDISLKERIRRANAIHEQYKGKTFLISIHADAGGGSGAGVFIAKQSSKKSILCHLG; this is encoded by the coding sequence ATGATGGTTATTTTAGACAATGGGCACGGGGGAATGATTGGAGGCAATTATCAAACCTTGGGCAAGCAATACCAATTTAAGGACGGCACCACTATTTATGAGGGTGAATTTAACCGTGCCATCAAAGCAAGGGTTGCTGAGCTGTTGACCGCTAAAGGAATTCCTTATTACGATTTGGTGCCTGAAAACAAGGACATTTCTCTCAAGGAACGTATTCGGCGAGCCAATGCCATCCACGAGCAATACAAGGGCAAAACCTTTTTGATTTCTATTCATGCGGATGCAGGAGGAGGAAGCGGAGCTGGAGTCTTTATTGCCAAACAGTCCAGTAAAAAGAGTATACTATGCCACTTGGGCTAG